Genomic segment of Mucilaginibacter sabulilitoris:
AACCAAAGTCATCAGGAGACTTTTTTTATTTGGCCAAGCAAAAAATCCAGGAAAACAAACTGGACGAGGCAAGACTTTTTGCACAGCGGGCAATCGCGTTAAGTCAAACGGAAAAGAATGAACCGGGCCGGGCCATGAACTTAAGTTTGCTGGGAGAGATCGAGGCCTGGTCAAAACACTACGAAAGCGCGTTCCATTATTTCGACCAGGCGATTATCGTCTTTACCACGCTTGGAGAAATCAGGGATGCCGGGATCACCCGGCACCAGTATGCCAAATTCCGGTATATCAGCGGTCAGATCCCGGAAGCAGGTGAGCTGTTCCTGGCCTCGGCGCAAAGTTTTGAACAAATCAATGACCAGGCAACTTTGAAACTTGTCGTAAACAGCTTTGATACTTTTGTCCGGGAACTGGGTGAAAACGATGCTATTTATATCACCCAAAATACCTTGATGGGGTTTATCAAGCTAGGTTCAAAAGGTGCGAGGGAGGTGTTGATGAATATTTTAAACAAAATGAGCAAATAACAATTGTCAATCAAATGGGCGTACCTCAGAAAAAATTAGCAGTCAGTCAATTAAGCCCGGATCAAGCCGAGCTATTGTTGCGGAAAGTATTGAAAAGCACGGCGCTTTACCAGGTTAGCGATCAAACCAGACCCGCCCCCTCAAAACAGCTGTTCGAGGACCTGCTCCGCCACTACGCTCCGCCGTCTGGATCCACTGAACAAGCAAGCGATGAAGATTTAGGTATTGCCAAGCAAGCCCTGATGGTTTTAGCGGCTGATGACGCCTTTGAAGATTACGTAATAAACCCCGAACGGTACGCCGGGGAAGAAAAACCAACGTCCTTTAGTATTGACCCCGTATCCATATTAAGTTTGACAACGCTGGCGATGGTGGTTTTAAGCACCTACCTGAATATCAAAAAAGACAAAGATGGCTGGAGCTTTGAGTTAAAGATCACGCCCTTGAGTGACAAATTGAAAAAAGAATTATTCAGCCTTATCAAGAAAATCACTTCCGGGCTTTCCTAACCGGTGAACAAGTTGTTTTTACTGGTTTTTCTGAGTAGAGACCGCTGCGCGATTACAGGCAAGTTGATGATCGTCATGATCGTCATGATCGTCTTGGGCGTTTCTTTTTTGGGGGTTCCTGCAGGCCCCCACGCGCCGCGAAATGCTGACTACGTGGTAATGGCTTCTGAAAAGGGCCCTTCGCCGCTTCCTTTCCGGTCGTTTTTTTATCATCAGCGATACGGACACTAATTTTGCGATCATCGATTTCCACGCCATCCATTGCCGCAATCGCCCGGTCAGCACCGGACTGGTCCATCATGGTTATAAAACCATAACCCTTACTGACACCGCTCTCTTTGTCTGTGACAATCGTTACGGTATTGACAATACCATACACACTGAACATTTCGACTAGTTCAATCTCTTCCATATCCTTTGGAAACCCAACGATAAATAGTTTTGCCATAACGCCTACAAATATATCGATTACTTTATGATACAACGTTCTTCATCAGAACAATAGCTTCATCAGCCTTGTTTTCTCATTGCCGCTAACAGAGCGAATCGGAAATAAACTCCAAACGGGAAATCGCTTTTTTGCTGACACAAAACGCTGAGACAGGCTGATAATTTTTTGATGCTGATAAAAGAGCTGCTCGTCTCCATCCAAAACAGGGATACTGCCGGCTGTAGCCGAATAGCTTATCAATTTGCTTTACGGTAACTTGGTGTTTCGTGACAACAGCAGAATCGATCTGTAGCGAACGGCTTTTTGCCTCGGGATTATGATTTTTAGTATTGGAAGACGCTATCTTCATAAGCTTCGGCCTATGCAATAAGAAATAAGAAAAAACAGATACAAGGATACCGAAAATGCTTTAAAATGGTTTTTCTTGTTGGTTAACGATCGGT
This window contains:
- a CDS encoding RNA recognition motif domain-containing protein; amino-acid sequence: MAKLFIVGFPKDMEEIELVEMFSVYGIVNTVTIVTDKESGVSKGYGFITMMDQSGADRAIAAMDGVEIDDRKISVRIADDKKTTGKEAAKGPFQKPLPRSQHFAARGGLQEPPKKKRPRRS